Part of the Sporomusa termitida genome, AATAATCTATAGGCCAGAAATCCGGGAATTGTGAAATTAGCCCTTAGCGCCATCTCATGCTCTAACATTGTTGGATATTTAAACCAGTCGCTAAACTCAGCCGGTTCCGTAATATCGGGCAGTTCCAGGCAGCAAATAACGACTCCGCCTGGTTTGGCAGCCATATAAGCATTGTCAATTGTCTTTACACCCTGGTATAGGTTAATATCTTTCGGGAAGCCGCCGGCAGACGAGACTACCAAATCAGCCTGGGCAGTAATGGGAATACCATATATTTCATCCACCATTTTCGTACCGGCCAGCCAGGCTTCGTACCAGTGGCCGGCAACAAACCGGGCAAACTTATTCTCTGGCGTAAACACGGCATTAAGTAAAAAGTCCGGCCTCGCCAAAGCAGCCTGCTCAATCATATCTTCATTCATTTCATTTTCCTCAAGCTTACCGGCAATACAGTTTGGGTTCAGACCCTTGCCAACTTCTTTATTCATGCAAAACAGATGATTGCCCTGGATGGTCTTAAAGCCGCTGATCCCCGGTAATATTGCTTTGCGCCCGCCACCGAAACCAGCCATTAGGTGGTGAACAATGCCACCAGTCAAAATCATCTTGTCGGCCCCGGCCACTCGCTTATTAATGTAACAATCGACGCCGCCTTTGGTCTTACCGGTATACACCAGTTCCTCTTGCTTGTGGCAGTCGTGGTTATAGACAGCAACCCGATGACAGACCTTCTCCCCGCAAAGTACAACAAACTCTGCTTGCGTATTCAACCGGTGGGCACCGGGAGCAATGATGATAAATATGTTCTGATCAGGAACGCCGGCATCATTCAATTCATCAAGCAAGACCGGGAGAAATTGATCAAAGTTAACC contains:
- the larA gene encoding nickel-dependent lactate racemase produces the protein MAETVFEFGYGNSKLQVSLPAEKIINNVLGKPCPAIVDVPAAVRAALRNPIGTPPLKEVVKPGDKVAVVVSDITRAWVNFDQFLPVLLDELNDAGVPDQNIFIIIAPGAHRLNTQAEFVVLCGEKVCHRVAVYNHDCHKQEELVYTGKTKGGVDCYINKRVAGADKMILTGGIVHHLMAGFGGGRKAILPGISGFKTIQGNHLFCMNKEVGKGLNPNCIAGKLEENEMNEDMIEQAALARPDFLLNAVFTPENKFARFVAGHWYEAWLAGTKMVDEIYGIPITAQADLVVSSAGGFPKDINLYQGVKTIDNAYMAAKPGGVVICCLELPDITEPAEFSDWFKYPTMLEHEMALRANFTIPGFLAYRLLDIARQLSLIIVTRQENAGFISKAGMIPATTVAEALALAKEKLGRDDYTITVMAAAANTVPVLK